The nucleotide window GCCGACGCGGCGCTTGGCGAGCCGCTGAGCACGCTGTGCTTCGAGGGCCCTGACGATCGCCTGATGCTCACCGAGTACACGCAGCCGGCGATCCTGGCGATGAGTACGGCCGTTGCGCGGCTGGCCGTTTCGCGCGGACTGACGCCGGCGTTCGCGGCCGGCCACAGCCTGGGGGAGTACTCGGCACACGTCGCGGCGGGTACGCTATCCTTCGCGGATGCGCTGCGCACGGTGCGGCGCCGCGGGCGATACATGCAGGAAGCGGTGCCGGTCGGAGCGGGCGCGATGGCCGCGATTCTGGGACTCGACGCGGAAACGGTCGCTCGCGCCTGCGTCGAGGCGGCGCAGGGTGACGTCGTCGCGCCGGCCAATCTCAATGCTCCGGGCCAGATCGTGATCGCCGGTCACGCCGCAGCGGTGGCGCGGGCGAGCGAGCGCGCCAAGGCGCTTGGCGCCAAGCGGGCGATTCCGCTCGCGGTCAGCGCGCCCTTTCATTGCGCCCTCATGAAGCCCGCCGAAGAACGGCTTGCGCCGGAGCTCCGCGCGCTGGCCGCCCACGACCCGGCGGTGCCGGTGGTAGCCAACGTCGACGCCGAGCTCAAGGGAACGGCCGCCGCCGCGATCGATGCGCTCATTCGCCAGGTGTCCTTGCCGGTGCGCTGGGAAGACGTGGTCAAGCGCCTGGTCGCCGAAGGCGTGACGGCCTGCGTCGAGCTCGGGCCCGGCACGGTTCTGGCGGGTCTGATCAAGAAGATCGATCGCACCATCAGAGTGGCGAGCGTGGAAGACGAGGCCGGCTTGCAGGCGGCCTTGCAGCTATGATGCGGCTCGACGGCAAGGTCGCGATCGTGACCGGCGCCTCGCGCGGGATTGGCCGCGCCATCGCGGCGCGGCTCGCGCAGCAGGGCGCGCTGGTGGCGGCGGCCGCGCGCGGCGACAACGCCGCGGCGACGGTGACCGAGATCACCGCGGCGGGGGGCCGCGCCGAAACCGTCACCGCCGACGTCGGCGACGCCGCGGCCATCGACGCCATGGTCGCGGGCGTGCTCGAGCGGCACGGCCGCATCGACATCCTGGTCAACAACGCCGGCATCACCCGCGATCAGTTGATGCTGCGGCTGAAGCGTGATGACTGGGACGCGGTGATCGCGACGAATCTGACCGGGGCGTTCGCGGCGACCCAGGCCGTGCTCAAGCCGATGATCCGCCAGCGTGCCGGCCGCATTGTCTGCATCAGCTCGGTGGTCGGGCAGAGCGGCAACGCCGGCCAGGCGAACTACGCGGCGTCAAAGGCGGGGCTGATCGGGTTCGCCAAGGCGGTGGCGCAGGAAGTGGCCTCGCGCAACGTCACCGTGAACGTGGTCGCGCCAGGCCTGATCGAGACCGACATGACGCGCGGGATCGCCGAGAAGGCGCACATCGACTGGACGGAACGGATTCCGTTGAAGCGGCTGGGCACGCCCGCCGATGTCGCCGCGGCGGTCTGTTTCCTGGCGTCCGACGAGGCAGCGTATATTACTGGGCAGGTGCTTGCCGTCAACGGCGGCATGTACATGTAAGCCGGGTCCGTGCACCCGGCGTTTTCGCGTTAGGCTTTAGGTGGAGGCATTGATGGCCGTAGCAGACAAGGTGAAGAGCATCATCGTCGAGCAGCTCGGGGTCGACGAAGAGGAAGTGACCCCGGATGCTTCATTCGTCGACGACCTGGGCGCCGACTCGCTCGACACCGTCGAACTCGTGATGGCGTTCGAGGAGGAGTTCGGGATCGAGATTCCGGACGAGGACGCCGAGAAGATCACGCGCGTCAAGGAGGCCATCGAGTACATCGAGTCGCACGCCAAGGGAAAGAAGTAGACCGGGTCTCCAGACCCGGCGTGAAGTAGGCCGGGTCTTCAGAACCGGCGTGCCGTCGGGTCCCCGACCCGATAGTCGGAGGCTGATTGAGCAGGCGAGTAATGGTGACGGGCGTAGGGCTGGTGTCCCCGCTCGCCATCGGGACGCAGGCAAACTGGGACGCCCTGCTGGCAGGTCGGAGCGGCATCGGACCGATTACGCGGTTCGACGCCTCGCAGTACTCGGCGCGCATCGCCGGCGAGGTGAAGGGCTTCGATCCCCTGCAGTTCATCGACAAGAAAGACGTCAAGAAGATGGACGTCTTCATCCAGTTCGCGCTCGCCGCGTCGCAGTTTGCCGTCGACGACGCGCGGTTGCAGGTGACGCCGGAGATCGCCGACGGAGTCGGCGTCTTCATCGCCTCGGGGATCGGCGGCTTCCAGACCATCGAGCGCGAGCACATCGAGCTGATGAAAGGCGGCCCGCGCCGCATCTCCCCGTTCTTCATTCCTGCGTCCATCATCAACCTCGCCGCCGGCCAGGTGTCGATCCGCTTCGGGGCGCGCGGCCCGAATCTGGCGACCTGCACCGCCTGCACGGCGTCGGCGCACGCCATCGGCGAGTCGTTCGAGATCATCCGCCGCGGCGACGCCGACATCATGATCGCCGGCGGCTCCGAGGCGGCGATCACCCCGCTGGGCGTCGGGGGCTTCGCGGCGATGCGGGCGCTGTCGACGCGCAACGACGATCCGGCGCGCGCCAGCCGGCCGTTCGACACCGATCGCGACGGCTTCGTCATGGGGGAGGGATCCGGCATCTGCGTGCTCGAGACGCTCGAGTCCGCCGAGCGGCGTGGCGCCTCGATCTACGCCGAGCTGGTCGGCTACGGTCTCAGCTCCGACGCCTACCACCTCACCGGCCAGCCCGAAGACGCGCACGGCGCCGTCCGCTCGATGCGGATGGCGTTGCGGAAGGCGGGCATCGAGCCGTCGGCGGTGGATTACGTCAACGCACATGGGACGTCAACCCCGATTAACGATCCGACCGAGACGCGGGGCGTCAAGATGCTCTTCGGCGAGCACGCGCGGCGGCTGGCGATGTCGTCGACCAAGTCGATGACCGGTCACCTGCTCGGCGCCGCCGGCGGTCTCGAGGCCGGCATCACCGCGCTGGCCGTGAAGCACCAGATCGCGCCGCCGACCATCAACCTCGACCACCCCGACGAAGCCTGCGATCTCGACTACGTGCCGCACACCGCCCGTCCGATGGCCATCCGCTATGCGCTGTCGAACTCCTTCGGCTTCGGCGGCACCAACGGCACGTTGCTGATGAAAAGATTCGAGGGCTGAACATGAGCGCCACGCGCGAGCGGAATGGAGCGGCCGGCGAAGCGGCCGCGTAATGGAGCGAGCTTAAGCGATGCGCCGAAGGCGCGAGCGCCAATCATGAAAATTGCCGTTTGTATCAAGCAAGTGGTCACGCGCGAGTGGCAGCTCCGCGTCAACGATCAGAAAACCTGGATCCGCGACCAGGACGCCAGCTTCGAGCTCAACGAGCCGGACGCCTACGCGTTGGAAGAAGCGCTCCGTCTCAAGGAAAAACACGGCGGCGAGGTCATTGTCTGCTGCGCCGGCCCGGCCCGCGCCACGCAGGTGATCCGGGAGGCGCTGGCCCGCGGCGCCGATCGCGCGTTGCACGTCGAATCGGACGCGCTCGGCACCGCCGACGCCGGCACGATTGCCGCGGCGCTCGCTGAGGCGATTCGCGCGGAGCAGGTCGATCTCGTGCTCACCGGACTGCAGTCCGACGATCAGGGGTTCGGACAGGTCGGCGTCGTGCTCGCCGAAACCCTCGGCATCCCGCACGCCACCATCATCATGGAAGTGCAGGTCGAGGCCAGCGGGCTCCGCGTCAAGCGTGAGCTCGAAGGCGGCTGGTTCCAGTGGGTCCGACTGCCGCTGCCGGCGCTGGTGACGATCCAGAGCGGCATCAACCAGCTCCGCTACGCCACGCTGAAGGGGATCATGGCCGCCAAGAAGAAGGAGATCAAGAAGGTGGCCGCGCCGGCCGTCGCCTCCGGCGGCCAGCGTGTCACCAGTCTGTATTTCCCCGAGAAGGCCAAACAGACGCAGGTGCTCGCCGGGCCGCCGGCCGAGGCCGCCAAGGCGCTCGTCACGCGCCTGCGCGAGGAAGCGAGGGCGCTGTGATTCTGGTGATCGCCGAACAGCGCGACGGCACGCTCAATCGCGCGACGCTCGAGTCCATCGCGGCGGCTCAGTCGGCGAGTGAGCCGGTCAAAGTCGCGGTGCTGGGATCCGGGGTCGACGCCGTCGCGCAGGAGCTCGCCCGTGCGGCGATCGACGAAGTGATCGCCGTCGACGATCCGTCGCTGCAGGCCTACACAGCCGACGGTTTCGTGCTCGCGCTGGAGCAGCTGGTGCGGGCCGAGCCGCCGCAGCGCGTGTTCCTGCCGCACACCTACCAGACGCGCGACTTCGCGCCGGCGCTGGCGGCCCGGCTGACGTGGCCGCTCGTCACTGATTGCACGGCGCTGAAAGATGGCGGCTACGTTCGACCGATGTTTCAGGGGAAGCTGCAGGCCGACATCGCCGTCGACCGTCCGCACCTGGCGACGTTCCAGATCGGCGCCTTCCGCGCCGACGCGATGAAGGCGGGCAGCGCCGGCATACGCAAGGCCTCGATCGCCATCGACGCATCGAAGATCCGGCAGAAACCGGAGGCCCCGTTCAAAGAGGCCAAGCAGGCGGTCGATCTCTCGCAGGCCGAGCGGATCGTCGCGGTCGGCCGCGGCATCAAGGGGCAGGAGCACATCGAGCTTGCCCGCAAGCTGGCCGAGGCGATGGGCGCCGAGCTCGCCGCGTCGCGGCCGATTTGCGATGCCGGTTGGCTGCCGATGGACCGCCAGATCGGCAGCTCTGGACAGACGGTCGCGCCCAAGCTGTACGTGGCGCTCGGCATCTCCGGCGCCATCCAGCATCTCGTCGGCATGAAGGGCTCGCGGACGATCGTCGCCATCAATAAGGATCCCGAGGCGCCGATCTTCGAGGTGGCGGACTACGGCATCGTCGGGGACCTGTTCGAGATAGTGCCGGCGCTGATCGCTGCGCTTAAGTAAGCCGGGGTGCAAAAGGGGCCAAAGGTGCTAAGGGGGCTAAGGGTGCTGGTGCTAAAGGTGCTAGGGTGCTAAGGGTGCTGGTGCTAAAGGTGCTGCTGCCACGAGCGCAGGCGATGCGAACGATGCGCACGACGCGCCGCGGCTCGGATGCGGTCGTGGCCGCCGTCGGCAAGACCAGCGGCCGCATTCGGCGCACTCGTAGCACCCATCGCACCCCTAGCACCCTCGGCACGCTGAGCACCCCTAGCACCAGCACCCGTCGCACCCCTAGCACCCGCACCCTTAGCCCCCTTGGCGCCTTTAGCACCTTTGGCACCGTCAGCATCCCTCGCCTCCGCACCCCTCGCACCCGCACCCTTAGCCCCCTTGGCCCCTTTTGCCCCTTTAGCACCGTTCGACCGGCGAGCGCGGCGTGAGCGGACGCGAGACTCTCGAACTCGATGTTCTCATCGTCGGCGGCGGTCCTGCCGGGATGTCGGCGGCGCTCCGGATCGCCCAGCTGCAGCGCGAACGGGGAGGCGAGCCGCTGGCCATCGCGGTCCTGGAAAAGGCGCGCGAAGCGGGCGCCCACATGCTCTCGGGCGCGGTGCTCGATCCCTCGACGCTGAAAGATCTGATTCCCGACTTCAAAGAGAAAGGCGCGCCTCTCGCGACCGCGGTCCATCGCGACGACATCTACTTCCTGACGCGCACGTCGAAAATCCGTCTGCCGATCACGCCGCCGTTCTTCAGGAACCACGGCAACTACCTCATTTCGCTCAACCGGTTCGTGAAATGGCTCGCGGGCCTCGTCGAGGCCGAGGGCATCGACATCTTCACCGGTTTTCCGGCGACCGAAGTGCTGTACGACCCTTCGACAGGCTCAGGGCAGGCCCCTTCGACAGGCTCAGGGCAGGCGGCCCGTGTTGTCGGCGTGCGCACCGGCGATCGGGGTATCGACAAGCACGGGCAGAAGAAGTCGACGTTCGAACCCGGCGTCGACATCCGCGCGAAGGTCACGATCTTCTGCGACGGCGTCCGCGGCAACCTGACGAAGGCGCTGGTGCGCCGGCTCGGGCTGGATGACGGCAAGAGCCCGTCGGTGTATGCGATCGGCATCAAGGAGCTGTGGGAAGTGCCGCCCGGCCGCAGCGAGCCGGGGCGCGTCGTGCACACGATGGGCTACCCGCTCAAGATGGAGGAATTCGGCGGCGGCTTCATGTACGGCCTGCCCGACAACTTCGTCGCGGTGGGGCTCGTCGCGGGTCTCGACTACAAGGATCCGATGTTCGACCCCCACGTCGCGTTCCAGCATCTGAAGCGGCATCCTGTGATCGCCTCGGTGCTCGAAGGGGGTACGCTCGTGCGCTACGGCGCCAAGGCGCTGCCCGAGGGCGGCTGGTACACGATCCCCAAGACCTACGCGTCGGGCGCCCTCATCGCCGGCGACGCCGCGGGGTTCATGAATTCGGCGCGGCTCAAGGGCATCCATCTGGCGATGCGAACGGGGATGCTCGCGGCCGAGACTGCCTTCGAGGCCGTGCGCACAGGGGAGACGTCGGAGGCGGCGCTGAAAGCCTACGACGACCGCATACAGGCGAGCGCGGTGCGCAAGGAGCTGTACCCGGTCCGGAACGTTCACCAGGCGTTCGGCTACGGCACCCTCGCCGGCGCCGCGTTCACCGGACTGTCGATCGTCACCGGCGGCGG belongs to Vicinamibacterales bacterium and includes:
- the fabF gene encoding beta-ketoacyl-ACP synthase II, which codes for MVTGVGLVSPLAIGTQANWDALLAGRSGIGPITRFDASQYSARIAGEVKGFDPLQFIDKKDVKKMDVFIQFALAASQFAVDDARLQVTPEIADGVGVFIASGIGGFQTIEREHIELMKGGPRRISPFFIPASIINLAAGQVSIRFGARGPNLATCTACTASAHAIGESFEIIRRGDADIMIAGGSEAAITPLGVGGFAAMRALSTRNDDPARASRPFDTDRDGFVMGEGSGICVLETLESAERRGASIYAELVGYGLSSDAYHLTGQPEDAHGAVRSMRMALRKAGIEPSAVDYVNAHGTSTPINDPTETRGVKMLFGEHARRLAMSSTKSMTGHLLGAAGGLEAGITALAVKHQIAPPTINLDHPDEACDLDYVPHTARPMAIRYALSNSFGFGGTNGTLLMKRFEG
- a CDS encoding electron transfer flavoprotein subunit beta/FixA family protein, with product MKIAVCIKQVVTREWQLRVNDQKTWIRDQDASFELNEPDAYALEEALRLKEKHGGEVIVCCAGPARATQVIREALARGADRALHVESDALGTADAGTIAAALAEAIRAEQVDLVLTGLQSDDQGFGQVGVVLAETLGIPHATIIMEVQVEASGLRVKRELEGGWFQWVRLPLPALVTIQSGINQLRYATLKGIMAAKKKEIKKVAAPAVASGGQRVTSLYFPEKAKQTQVLAGPPAEAAKALVTRLREEARAL
- a CDS encoding electron transfer flavoprotein-ubiquinone oxidoreductase, translating into MSGRETLELDVLIVGGGPAGMSAALRIAQLQRERGGEPLAIAVLEKAREAGAHMLSGAVLDPSTLKDLIPDFKEKGAPLATAVHRDDIYFLTRTSKIRLPITPPFFRNHGNYLISLNRFVKWLAGLVEAEGIDIFTGFPATEVLYDPSTGSGQAPSTGSGQAARVVGVRTGDRGIDKHGQKKSTFEPGVDIRAKVTIFCDGVRGNLTKALVRRLGLDDGKSPSVYAIGIKELWEVPPGRSEPGRVVHTMGYPLKMEEFGGGFMYGLPDNFVAVGLVAGLDYKDPMFDPHVAFQHLKRHPVIASVLEGGTLVRYGAKALPEGGWYTIPKTYASGALIAGDAAGFMNSARLKGIHLAMRTGMLAAETAFEAVRTGETSEAALKAYDDRIQASAVRKELYPVRNVHQAFGYGTLAGAAFTGLSIVTGGGWFKDPLPAHGGWTRIARLAAYYKDARPDPESIVNPVKIDRELTFDRLTGVHYSGTRHPEDQPSHLIVHDASICATRCREEYGNPCIRFCPANVYEMVDAGDGTKKLQINASNCVHCKTCDIMDPYQIIDWVPPEGGGGPQYEGM
- the fabD gene encoding ACP S-malonyltransferase, producing the protein MIAFVFPGQGAQKVGMGRSLAEAFPICRDTFAEADAALGEPLSTLCFEGPDDRLMLTEYTQPAILAMSTAVARLAVSRGLTPAFAAGHSLGEYSAHVAAGTLSFADALRTVRRRGRYMQEAVPVGAGAMAAILGLDAETVARACVEAAQGDVVAPANLNAPGQIVIAGHAAAVARASERAKALGAKRAIPLAVSAPFHCALMKPAEERLAPELRALAAHDPAVPVVANVDAELKGTAAAAIDALIRQVSLPVRWEDVVKRLVAEGVTACVELGPGTVLAGLIKKIDRTIRVASVEDEAGLQAALQL
- the fabG gene encoding 3-oxoacyl-[acyl-carrier-protein] reductase yields the protein MMRLDGKVAIVTGASRGIGRAIAARLAQQGALVAAAARGDNAAATVTEITAAGGRAETVTADVGDAAAIDAMVAGVLERHGRIDILVNNAGITRDQLMLRLKRDDWDAVIATNLTGAFAATQAVLKPMIRQRAGRIVCISSVVGQSGNAGQANYAASKAGLIGFAKAVAQEVASRNVTVNVVAPGLIETDMTRGIAEKAHIDWTERIPLKRLGTPADVAAAVCFLASDEAAYITGQVLAVNGGMYM
- a CDS encoding electron transfer flavoprotein subunit alpha/FixB family protein; amino-acid sequence: MILVIAEQRDGTLNRATLESIAAAQSASEPVKVAVLGSGVDAVAQELARAAIDEVIAVDDPSLQAYTADGFVLALEQLVRAEPPQRVFLPHTYQTRDFAPALAARLTWPLVTDCTALKDGGYVRPMFQGKLQADIAVDRPHLATFQIGAFRADAMKAGSAGIRKASIAIDASKIRQKPEAPFKEAKQAVDLSQAERIVAVGRGIKGQEHIELARKLAEAMGAELAASRPICDAGWLPMDRQIGSSGQTVAPKLYVALGISGAIQHLVGMKGSRTIVAINKDPEAPIFEVADYGIVGDLFEIVPALIAALK
- the acpP gene encoding acyl carrier protein, with amino-acid sequence MAVADKVKSIIVEQLGVDEEEVTPDASFVDDLGADSLDTVELVMAFEEEFGIEIPDEDAEKITRVKEAIEYIESHAKGKK